A window of the Helianthus annuus cultivar XRQ/B chromosome 4, HanXRQr2.0-SUNRISE, whole genome shotgun sequence genome harbors these coding sequences:
- the LOC118491541 gene encoding uncharacterized protein LOC118491541 encodes MYPGSNIIQDQGSLGSQQPRSSEIHVGDFIPMQTIASSGPTVALEFGFTSGIPASNQSGGNTFNTSYNANRGLVQEPGINQAMARELQKFKDMISSVPRVVKPIPEIPDGSHKVSRFAPPICNAEIPKRVQTPNMKLYNGTTDPKEHVAQYRERMEINPVPERLKEACLCKGFGSTLTGSALKWLLSLLPYSITSFSNLVNLLNSQFSCSRRFERLTRDLYRVTQGHNESLRDYITKFSRESLEIPNLDIATAVEAFKMGLLKDSQFYDDLNLGDKSRWPRKSDKPAAIKDKSKWCAYHEDFGHLTDECIALRNEIGYLMSKGYLKELFGRKKSRIQDSEEVPEKAPPPVDAQIIHFISVALISVDPHHDGLVITLSSVNIIQLDVLKRMNIPESDIVPRSSVLVGFSGEMKNTLGDIKLPIYIEGAMDTRYESNPLNISSVCETPYSMGCGEDRK; translated from the exons ATGTATCCTGGATCCAACATCAtccaggatcaaggatccttagggaGTCAACAACCCAGAAGCTCTGAGATTCATGTGGGAGACTTCATTCCCATGCAAACTATTGCTTCATCTGGTCCCACAGTTGCACTAGAATTTGGATTCACATCTGGAATCCCAGCCTCAAACCAatcaggaggtaacactttcaatacaTCTTACAATGCTAACCGTGGTCTTGTGCAGGAACCAGGGATCAACCAGGCAATGGCTAGGGAGTTGCAAAAAtttaaggatatgatatccagcgtcCCAAGAGTGGTTAAGCCCATTCCTGAGATCCCGGATGGGAGTCACAAGGtgtctcgctttgcaccacccaTATGTAATGCGGAGATACCGAAGCGAGTCCAAACACCAAATATGAAGCTCTATAATGGTACAACTGATCCAAAAGAGCatgtagcacaatacagggagagaaTGGAGATCAACCCCGTTCCAGAAAGGTTAAAAGAAGCCTGTCTTtgcaagggtttcggatccacaTTGACTGGATCAGCTCtgaaatggctgctaagtcttcttcCTTATTCAATTACTTCATTTTCTAATTTGGTTAACTTGTTAAATAGTCAATTTTCATGTAGTAGGAGATTTGAACGGTTAACTAGAGATTTATATAGGGTcacccaaggtcataatgaatcattaagggattacataactaaattcaGTAGAGAATCCTTAGAAATCCCTAACTTAGATATTGCTACAGCTGTTGAAGCTTTTAAAATGGGTTTGCTTAAGGATTCtcagttctatgatgatctt AACTTAGGTGACAAGTCCAGATGGCCGAGGAAAAGTGACAAGCCAGCTGCTAtcaaagacaaatcgaagtggtgtgcttATCATGAAGACTTTGGTCATCTCACAGATGAATGCATAGCACTAAGGAATGAGATTGGTTACCTTAtgagcaaaggatacttgaaggagTTATTCGGAAGGAAGAAATCAAGGATCCAAGATTCTGAGGAAGTCCCTGAAAAGGCTCCTCCACCAGTCGATGCTCAAATTATTCATTTCATCTCCGTGGCTCTGATATCTGTG GACCCTCATCACGATGGTCTAGTTATTACATTAAGCTCAGTGAACATCATCCAGTTAGATGTCCTCAAAAGAATGAACATTCCTGAATCCGATATTGTTCCAAGATCATCTgtccttgtgggattcagtggagagatGAAGAATAcattgggggacatcaaacttccTATTTATATAGAGGGA gccatggatacacgatatgaaagcaATCCCCTCAACATATCATCAGTGTGTGAAACTCCCTACTCCATGGGGTGTGGTGAAGATCgaaagtga